The stretch of DNA ATCCAGTAATCTTGTATCGTGGCGCTTGCTAAACGAAGACTTCCAGAGTATTGACAACTGCCCAAGCAGGAGTACAATTGCATTGTGGGAAGACAACTCAATGCAGAGTTTAGCTGCAGGAGGCTCATTGATGACTAGGAAACTTAGAATCACACTCTGGGTAGCGATAGGTCTGACTATAGGAACGCTGCTATGGATAATCTTTGGACCCATTTTAGTTCCATCACTATACCCAGGTAATGACATGGTTCCCAATGTTAATATCCAAGTTTTCATCATATCCTTTGCCCTTGTCTTCGTTTGCGGAATATTGATTGTGCGTTGGGCGAGGACAAATGCTGCTCAGAATCCGTTGAAGAGATACCTACTGTTAGCTGGTGCATCTGCAATGGGTATTCTTTTCTTCGGCACTATCGTACATATGTTCACTGAGTTTGGCTTCATAATGGCTACTATTGTCTGCCCAATAGCCCTTATTGTAGGTGCTGTATTGGCGCTGAGATTCAAGAGTATTCCTACAGGCTAAGTAATGAATAACCAAGAAAAACAAGAACACGAGGGAAATCGTTGAAGCTATCCCTGCTATCTATTACAGTGTTGATAGCAGCTATCTGCCTAGGTACTGGGTGTCATACACACGGGGTAGCTCAGATCGGTGAAGATAACTCAATAAACGTTAGCGTCAACGAGGAGTTTATTCTTACCCTTGACACCGATGCGACCAATGGATATAGCTGGTATGAAAGTCATGACCCGATGATGCTTGAACTGGTAGGTAGAACATATAGGAAGGGTGAGCATACTAAACCGGAGCTATCTGGTTCCACAGGTGGGGTGGAATATTTTTCGTATAAAGCTTTGAAGACAGGTGAAACGGAAATAATCATGACCTACGAAAGGCCATGGTACAAAGAAACCATAAAGCAAGAGGCCTTCACCGTTAATATACACTAATCCCTAATCAGACCTTAGGTAACAGTCACACTCCCCTGCATAATTAATCCTTATCTCTCCATTCCACTATACACCCTCAAGCTCTCCTCAAACCTCACCCTCCTCGTATGCCTGACCACCATGTCAGGATCTCCCAACCCTATAGCCTCATGATATGCTTAAAATCCAACCCAGCCCTGTGTAAATTCGATGCAAAGTTCTTCTGAAGGGAAACTAATTCCTGCCGTGACTAGAGAACGAAATGGGCATCTCTGTATAACAAAGACGCTACACATCTGTGAACCAAACGATAACCCTAAAACAACTTTTTGATAACGATTGTGAATTTTATCTAAGAAAGAGTTTACTAGGCCGTACAGGTCTCGACCCTGTGACACCATGATTAAAAGTGAGAGGCATGATGCGCCACCTAGTTCAAACCAGATAGCATTACGTATTCTCGGGTCCTATGAAACGGGATCGTTTGTGCCTAAACATATAATCTGATGATGCACAGTACTAAACAGTTTATCGGAAAAATGTCGGCTGCCGACATTAATTATGTATAGCATTTTGCTAGGCAGCCAACTCTGAATAAAGAAACGCCATATCGGTCACAAATACTCAAGATTTACCAAATCTTTACCTTCCGATGAAAAGTATGAAGCCACAAAACAAACAGACAGTAAGTAGTAATCAGTTTTCGTATTATCATAACCGCCGTGGTTCATGATTAGTCTAATACCAATGACAGAAGCAATGTCGATGATGTTACTGCTTTTTTGCCTAACCTTA from Dehalococcoidales bacterium encodes:
- a CDS encoding protease inhibitor I42 family protein: MKLSLLSITVLIAAICLGTGCHTHGVAQIGEDNSINVSVNEEFILTLDTDATNGYSWYESHDPMMLELVGRTYRKGEHTKPELSGSTGGVEYFSYKALKTGETEIIMTYERPWYKETIKQEAFTVNIH